In a single window of the Hoyosella subflava DQS3-9A1 genome:
- the lysS gene encoding lysine--tRNA ligase codes for MNPAHEHVSARDASFSEEFEQLRIRREKRDRIIETGGDAYPVTVRRTHTLTEIREKYTDLSAGDSTGDIVGVAGRVMFIRNTGKLCFAVLQEGAGAQLQVMLSQAEVGPELLAAWKSDVDLGDFVFVHGEVISSRRGELSVLADTWEMAAKALRPLPVAHKELSEEARIRQRYVDLIVRPEARDTARKRVAVVRELRNALERRGFLEVETPMLQTLHGGAAARPFVTHSNALDIDLYLRIAPELFLKRCVVGGIEKVFEINRNFRNEGADSSHSPEFAMLETYEAYGTYDDSARMTREIVQEVADAAFGTRQLVLADGSPYDIDGEWQVLEMYPSLSEALGEDVTPDTNIEQLRSFAARTGLEIPEGKGYGHGKLVEELWEHLVGNDLARPTFVRDFPVETSPLTRQHRTKSGVTEKWDLYVRGFELATGYSELVDPVIQRERFVDQARLAAAGDDEAMALDEDFLAAMEHGMPPTTGTGMGIDRLLMALTGLGIRETILFPIVRPLGKRP; via the coding sequence GTGAACCCCGCGCACGAGCATGTCTCCGCGCGAGATGCCTCTTTCTCCGAAGAATTCGAGCAGTTGCGGATTCGTCGCGAAAAACGTGACCGCATCATAGAAACCGGGGGCGACGCTTACCCCGTCACCGTCCGGCGGACGCATACTCTCACCGAAATCAGGGAAAAATACACAGATCTCTCCGCGGGTGACTCAACCGGCGACATCGTCGGTGTCGCCGGTCGGGTCATGTTCATCAGAAATACTGGCAAGCTCTGCTTTGCTGTATTGCAGGAGGGCGCTGGCGCGCAGCTGCAGGTAATGCTGAGCCAGGCTGAAGTGGGTCCGGAATTACTCGCGGCATGGAAGTCCGATGTTGATCTCGGTGACTTCGTGTTCGTCCATGGTGAAGTGATTAGCTCACGGCGCGGCGAACTGAGTGTCCTTGCGGACACGTGGGAAATGGCGGCGAAAGCGCTACGCCCGTTACCCGTTGCGCACAAGGAACTGAGTGAAGAGGCGCGAATCCGGCAGCGGTATGTCGACCTCATCGTTCGTCCTGAAGCTCGCGATACCGCCCGTAAGAGGGTCGCGGTAGTTCGAGAACTCCGCAATGCGCTTGAACGCCGCGGTTTTCTCGAGGTCGAAACGCCAATGCTCCAAACGCTGCACGGTGGCGCTGCCGCACGTCCTTTTGTCACGCACTCGAATGCACTCGATATAGACCTCTACTTGAGGATCGCACCAGAGTTGTTCTTGAAGCGCTGTGTCGTCGGCGGTATCGAGAAGGTGTTTGAGATTAACCGGAACTTCCGCAACGAGGGTGCGGATTCTTCGCATTCGCCCGAGTTCGCGATGCTCGAGACGTATGAGGCTTACGGCACATATGACGACTCCGCGCGGATGACCCGCGAGATCGTTCAGGAGGTCGCAGACGCCGCATTTGGTACGCGACAACTCGTCCTGGCTGATGGTTCGCCGTATGACATCGACGGCGAGTGGCAGGTGCTGGAAATGTATCCGTCGCTGTCAGAAGCACTCGGTGAGGACGTGACACCTGACACAAATATTGAGCAGTTACGTTCATTCGCGGCGCGCACCGGACTTGAGATCCCGGAAGGCAAAGGCTACGGCCACGGAAAACTTGTCGAAGAATTATGGGAGCATCTGGTAGGGAACGATCTCGCCAGGCCTACATTCGTTCGCGACTTCCCTGTCGAGACATCACCTCTGACCAGGCAGCATCGCACGAAGTCCGGCGTAACTGAAAAATGGGATCTCTACGTGCGGGGTTTCGAGTTGGCTACCGGTTACTCGGAGCTTGTTGACCCGGTAATTCAGCGGGAGCGCTTTGTAGATCAGGCACGGCTTGCCGCCGCCGGAGATGACGAAGCGATGGCGCTCGATGAAGATTTTCTTGCTGCTATGGAGCACGGTATGCCGCCCACTACCGGAACGGGTATGGGAATCGATAGGTTGTTAATGGCGCTCACTGGGCTCGGAATCCGTGAAACTATCCTGTTCCCGATAGTTCGTCCGCTTGGAAAACGCCCGTAA
- a CDS encoding histone-like nucleoid-structuring protein Lsr2 translates to MAQKVTVTLIDDLDQDAPADETVEFGLDGVTYEIDLSSENAAKLRSEMEVWVAHARRLAGRKTRRTATGGARPRATLDREQSAAIREWARKNGYKVSARGRISAEITEAYNKAN, encoded by the coding sequence ATGGCGCAGAAGGTAACTGTAACTCTGATCGACGATCTTGATCAGGATGCACCCGCAGATGAGACTGTTGAATTTGGTCTTGATGGCGTTACCTATGAGATTGATCTGTCTTCGGAGAATGCGGCTAAACTGCGCTCCGAGATGGAGGTCTGGGTTGCCCACGCGCGTCGCCTGGCGGGTCGGAAGACACGGCGAACAGCAACTGGTGGCGCACGACCGCGCGCGACACTCGATCGCGAGCAGAGCGCGGCCATCCGGGAGTGGGCTCGTAAGAACGGGTACAAGGTTTCTGCGCGCGGCCGCATCTCGGCAGAGATCACTGAGGCGTATAACAAAGCCAACTGA
- a CDS encoding ATP-dependent Clp protease ATP-binding subunit, producing the protein MFERFTDRARRVVVLAQEEARMLNHNYIGTEHILLGLIHEGEGVAAKSLESLGISLEAVRNQVEEIIGQGQQAPSGHIPFTPRAKKVLELSLREALQLGHNYIGTEHILLGLIREGEGVAAQVLVKLGADLTRVRQQVIQLLSGYQGKEPAEAGVGRGEAGTPSTSLVLDQFGRNLTQAAMEGKLDPVIGRQKEIERVMQVLSRRTKNNPVLIGEPGVGKTAVVEGLAQSIVNGEVPETLKDKQLYTLDLGSLVAGSRYRGDFEERLKKVLKEINTRGDIILFIDELHTLVGAGAAEGAIDAASILKPKLARGELQTIGATTLDEYRKYIEKDAALERRFQPVQVGEPSVEHTIEILKGLRDRYEAHHRVSITDGALVAAATLADRYINDRFLPDKAIDLIDEAGARMRIRRMTAPPDLREFDERIAEARREKESAIDAQDFEKAAKLRDKEKQLVAQRAEREKQWRSGDLDVVAQVDDEQIAEVLSNWTGIPVFKLTEEETSRLLRMEDELHKRIIGQEDAVRAVAKAIRRTRAGLKDPRRPSGSFIFAGPSGVGKTELSKALANFLFGDDDALIQIDMGEFHDRFTASRLFGAPPGYVGYEEGGQLTEKVRRKPFSVVLFDEIEKAHQEIYNTLLQVLEDGRLTDGQGRTVDFKNTVLIFTSNLGTADISKAVGLGFTAGTSEASNYERMKLKVNDELKKHFRPEFLNRIDDVIVFHQLTQEQIIEMVDLMTNRVETQLKHKDMALELTEQAKSLLAKRGFDPVLGARPLRRTVQREIEDQLSEKILFGEIEPGQIIVVDVENWDGTGAGENAKFTFQGTKKPVPVPDAPEDALAGAGESGPSPESAAE; encoded by the coding sequence ATGTTCGAGAGGTTCACCGATCGCGCACGGCGCGTTGTTGTCCTGGCTCAAGAAGAAGCCAGGATGCTCAACCATAATTACATCGGCACGGAGCACATCCTGCTCGGCCTCATCCACGAGGGCGAGGGGGTGGCGGCCAAGTCCCTCGAATCGCTCGGCATCTCGCTCGAAGCGGTCCGCAACCAGGTCGAAGAGATCATCGGCCAGGGGCAGCAGGCGCCGTCCGGTCACATTCCATTTACGCCCCGAGCCAAGAAGGTGCTCGAGCTAAGCCTCCGCGAGGCTCTGCAGCTCGGTCACAATTACATCGGCACGGAGCACATCCTGCTTGGCCTTATCCGCGAGGGTGAAGGTGTCGCGGCTCAGGTTCTTGTCAAACTCGGCGCGGACCTCACCCGCGTACGCCAGCAGGTGATTCAGCTTCTTTCCGGATACCAGGGCAAGGAGCCCGCTGAAGCGGGAGTGGGGCGCGGTGAGGCTGGAACGCCGTCGACGTCGCTCGTGCTCGATCAGTTTGGCCGTAACCTGACTCAAGCTGCGATGGAAGGCAAGCTTGATCCCGTTATCGGCCGCCAGAAAGAGATCGAACGGGTCATGCAGGTCCTTTCGCGGCGCACCAAGAACAATCCTGTGCTCATCGGTGAGCCTGGTGTCGGTAAGACCGCTGTGGTCGAGGGTCTCGCGCAATCGATCGTCAACGGTGAAGTGCCCGAGACCCTGAAGGACAAGCAGCTGTACACGCTTGACCTGGGCTCTCTTGTCGCGGGCAGCCGCTACCGTGGTGATTTCGAGGAGCGCCTGAAGAAGGTGCTGAAGGAAATCAATACTCGCGGCGACATCATCCTTTTCATCGATGAGCTGCACACGCTCGTTGGTGCAGGCGCTGCTGAGGGTGCGATCGATGCGGCGTCGATCCTGAAGCCAAAACTGGCGCGCGGTGAACTGCAGACAATTGGTGCCACCACACTCGACGAGTACCGCAAGTACATCGAGAAGGACGCGGCGCTCGAACGTCGTTTCCAGCCGGTCCAGGTGGGTGAGCCCTCTGTCGAGCACACCATCGAAATCCTCAAGGGCCTGCGCGACCGCTATGAGGCGCACCACCGTGTCTCGATCACCGATGGCGCGCTCGTGGCTGCAGCGACCCTCGCGGATCGATACATCAACGACCGGTTCCTCCCTGACAAGGCCATCGATCTCATCGACGAGGCGGGTGCACGTATGCGCATCCGCAGGATGACGGCTCCGCCCGACCTGCGTGAGTTTGATGAGCGGATCGCGGAGGCGCGCCGTGAGAAAGAATCGGCCATAGACGCCCAGGACTTCGAGAAAGCCGCGAAGCTGCGTGACAAGGAAAAGCAGCTTGTGGCGCAGCGTGCTGAGCGGGAGAAGCAGTGGCGCTCCGGCGACCTCGATGTAGTCGCTCAGGTCGACGATGAGCAGATCGCCGAAGTGCTTTCCAACTGGACTGGCATCCCGGTCTTCAAGCTCACCGAAGAAGAGACCAGCCGCCTGCTCCGCATGGAGGACGAGCTCCACAAGCGCATCATCGGCCAGGAAGATGCTGTCAGAGCTGTCGCCAAGGCGATCAGGCGTACGCGCGCGGGCCTCAAGGATCCGCGCCGGCCCTCGGGCTCATTCATCTTCGCCGGCCCGTCGGGTGTCGGTAAGACGGAGCTCTCTAAGGCGCTCGCGAACTTCCTGTTCGGTGACGATGATGCGCTCATTCAGATCGATATGGGTGAGTTCCACGATCGCTTCACCGCCTCCAGGCTCTTCGGTGCGCCCCCCGGCTACGTCGGCTATGAAGAAGGCGGGCAGCTGACCGAGAAAGTCCGTCGCAAGCCGTTCTCCGTAGTTCTCTTCGACGAGATCGAGAAGGCCCACCAGGAGATCTACAACACGCTGTTGCAGGTCCTCGAAGACGGCCGCCTGACGGATGGCCAGGGACGAACGGTTGACTTCAAGAACACGGTGCTGATCTTCACCTCGAACCTCGGCACCGCGGACATCTCGAAGGCAGTGGGGCTGGGCTTCACCGCAGGCACCAGCGAGGCCTCGAACTACGAGCGCATGAAGCTCAAGGTCAATGACGAGCTGAAGAAACACTTCCGTCCGGAGTTCCTCAACCGCATCGATGACGTCATCGTGTTCCACCAGCTGACGCAGGAACAGATCATCGAGATGGTGGACCTGATGACCAACCGTGTCGAGACACAGCTCAAGCACAAGGACATGGCGCTCGAGCTGACCGAGCAAGCGAAGTCACTTCTCGCGAAGCGGGGCTTCGATCCGGTGCTCGGTGCCAGGCCATTGCGCCGCACCGTGCAGCGCGAAATCGAAGACCAGCTGTCAGAGAAGATCCTGTTCGGCGAAATCGAGCCAGGTCAGATCATCGTTGTCGATGTTGAGAACTGGGATGGGACTGGGGCAGGCGAGAACGCCAAGTTCACGTTCCAGGGCACCAAGAAACCAGTTCCCGTGCCCGATGCGCCAGAAGACGCGCTTGCGGGTGCTGGCGAGAGCGGGCCGTCGCCGGAGTCCGCAGCCGAGTGA
- a CDS encoding DUF5995 family protein, giving the protein MPHVQHRSLLSLRRSALTLSVAAFALPLTATYAHAEVNVATACSLAPPAVEQEIAALADPAGITGTSRLERLESAVSRHSQIARVFERHGDRRGLFSVGLDAVEEAAVMPLQRSPDAFTDRDWAHDISFDLLERYLANLHGHLTAEPVEPHWAHYFSLASDCNESGARAAMAGYNAHLTVDLAYAVAETGTQSQHVADYYLIVDTIAQHGGELIDRTRQVYGADLGPLWRFYFVGEGLDLLAGEGVASGMMLRAADAGYNTFTLAHGMALQSDATRAEAEGRIHELWRIADLALDVLAQLRAL; this is encoded by the coding sequence GTGCCCCATGTTCAACACCGATCTCTCCTGTCACTACGGCGCTCAGCACTCACCCTGAGCGTCGCCGCCTTCGCCCTTCCGCTGACTGCCACTTACGCGCACGCTGAGGTAAACGTCGCTACTGCTTGCAGCCTCGCACCACCTGCCGTGGAGCAAGAGATCGCTGCGCTCGCGGACCCCGCTGGCATAACTGGGACGAGCCGACTCGAACGCCTCGAGAGCGCCGTCAGCCGGCACAGTCAGATCGCGCGGGTCTTCGAGCGCCACGGCGATCGTCGTGGATTGTTCTCGGTGGGGCTCGACGCCGTAGAGGAAGCCGCCGTTATGCCGCTTCAGCGCTCTCCTGACGCATTCACAGACCGTGACTGGGCACATGACATCAGCTTCGATCTCTTGGAGCGGTATCTGGCGAATCTGCACGGACACCTCACTGCTGAGCCTGTAGAGCCACACTGGGCGCACTACTTTAGCCTGGCGAGTGATTGCAATGAATCGGGCGCCCGGGCCGCGATGGCCGGCTACAACGCGCATCTGACGGTGGATCTCGCTTACGCGGTCGCCGAAACCGGAACGCAGAGCCAGCATGTAGCGGACTACTACCTGATCGTGGACACGATCGCTCAGCATGGCGGTGAGCTCATCGACCGCACGCGCCAGGTGTACGGCGCTGACCTCGGGCCGCTGTGGCGCTTCTATTTCGTGGGTGAAGGTCTCGACTTGCTCGCCGGTGAGGGCGTCGCGAGCGGCATGATGCTCCGCGCGGCCGATGCGGGCTACAACACCTTCACGCTCGCACACGGAATGGCACTTCAGAGCGACGCGACTCGTGCCGAGGCGGAGGGCCGAATCCATGAACTGTGGCGCATCGCCGATCTCGCACTCGACGTGCTGGCCCAACTGCGCGCACTCTAA
- a CDS encoding OsmC family peroxiredoxin: protein MPTRSARTAWNGSLNEGGGTVEFTSSGTGTFDVSFPKRAADNADGTTSPEELIAAAHSSCYAMALSGQIGEAGGTPQNLDVRADVTLGPDPAGGFRVTTSKITVRAEVDGLDEEAFLKAASAAKEGCPISKALAGVEISLDAALL, encoded by the coding sequence ATGCCAACTCGCTCCGCACGCACCGCCTGGAATGGCTCTCTGAATGAGGGCGGCGGCACTGTTGAGTTCACGAGTTCGGGGACCGGCACGTTCGACGTGTCCTTCCCGAAGCGTGCGGCCGACAATGCGGATGGAACGACAAGCCCCGAGGAGTTGATCGCGGCGGCGCATTCGTCCTGCTACGCAATGGCGCTTTCGGGACAGATCGGTGAAGCTGGCGGCACTCCGCAGAACCTCGACGTTCGCGCAGACGTCACGCTGGGCCCGGACCCTGCAGGCGGGTTCCGCGTCACTACGAGCAAGATCACTGTGCGCGCTGAAGTTGACGGACTCGATGAGGAAGCGTTCCTGAAGGCAGCTTCAGCGGCCAAGGAAGGCTGCCCGATCAGCAAGGCGCTGGCTGGTGTCGAGATCAGCCTCGACGCCGCGCTCCTCTAG
- a CDS encoding CbtA family protein: MPGGDLRTSPPVPGSLGALIGRGALAGIAAGVLAGSVAFILGEPHIDAAIAIEEAHAHGAHGAHSHGDDELVSRTGQKVGLFLATSLTGMALGAIFGTVAHYARRVASLSTTPFILLLTLLGWLAIAVVPFGIYPANPPAVGDPDTINQRTLLWLAAVGLGILACVAAAAVNRLLETAWQSLRVASSTALFAAIVGLGYLALPTFDDVPGDFPATLLWDFRVASFVSTAVLWASLGVAFAVLSERAARKQRLLV; this comes from the coding sequence ATGCCTGGCGGCGACCTTCGCACTTCACCGCCAGTGCCGGGAAGTTTAGGTGCCCTCATTGGGCGTGGAGCCCTTGCGGGAATCGCCGCCGGGGTGCTCGCCGGCTCCGTGGCGTTCATTTTGGGTGAACCGCATATCGACGCGGCGATCGCGATAGAAGAGGCGCACGCTCATGGTGCTCATGGTGCTCATTCACACGGGGACGACGAGCTCGTCAGCCGGACTGGGCAAAAAGTAGGCCTCTTCCTCGCGACAAGCCTCACTGGAATGGCCCTCGGGGCGATCTTTGGCACAGTTGCGCACTACGCGCGGCGCGTGGCTTCACTGTCCACGACGCCGTTCATTCTGCTACTGACGCTGCTCGGCTGGCTCGCGATAGCGGTGGTCCCCTTCGGGATCTATCCCGCCAATCCGCCCGCGGTCGGCGACCCTGACACGATCAACCAGCGCACGCTGCTCTGGCTTGCGGCGGTGGGACTCGGGATCCTTGCATGCGTCGCGGCAGCGGCGGTGAACCGGCTACTCGAGACGGCGTGGCAGAGCCTTCGGGTGGCGTCTTCGACCGCTCTATTCGCAGCGATCGTCGGGCTCGGTTACCTGGCGCTTCCGACGTTCGACGACGTTCCCGGTGACTTCCCCGCAACGCTGCTGTGGGACTTCCGGGTCGCGTCATTCGTCTCGACCGCCGTCTTGTGGGCAAGTCTCGGAGTCGCCTTCGCGGTCCTCTCCGAACGTGCGGCGCGCAAACAACGCCTCCTCGTTTAA
- a CDS encoding CbtB domain-containing protein, translating into MVTAHAPAQSAGNLSTHLLGVVVVSAAILVLYLTGFDQGAVSQTGMYLHELMHDGRHLMGVPCH; encoded by the coding sequence ATGGTCACTGCGCATGCTCCCGCCCAATCCGCTGGCAACCTCAGCACTCATCTTCTCGGTGTCGTTGTTGTTTCGGCCGCAATACTGGTCCTCTACCTCACCGGCTTCGACCAGGGCGCCGTCTCCCAGACCGGGATGTACTTGCATGAACTGATGCACGACGGACGCCACCTGATGGGGGTCCCATGCCATTGA
- a CDS encoding serine hydrolase — protein MQIPGSLGSRTGRRELRNLRRVAVAASASALISFVLAASAGPALAEPGDTPPEASSAAALSAIPADTPAGSHSAHILDLINGDDPISPGAVREWTDPSVAAALGPDGLAAPLEQLRTTGPYEFVDYSGTNAAATVTLKTRTGLPVELRIYVSADNTVNGLLVRPHTPDISAFDDLSSALDIIGTDYSIFAARVDAGECVAVHDTNGDRAMPMASLSKLYVLGAVADAIENGDLRWNERLTVTDALKSLPTGEMQDLADGSTVTVREAAEKMISVSDNTATDLLIDRLGRDAIEAQVAAMGHHDPDLLTPFPTTRETFLLGFGNSGNPELRETWREASQADRIAILDALDGEPLDVDENAIIYRPAYPDGVGWFASQHDICAAYAHLMDKATTVTDILAINPGLTLSSHDWSYTGFKGGSMPGVLATTWLLTDNSGQDWYFGIQQSAAGAIGLAENLYTFELAGKIMGRNDAAVLQIN, from the coding sequence GTGCAGATCCCAGGGAGCCTAGGGAGCCGAACAGGCCGGCGTGAGCTCCGGAATCTTCGCCGAGTCGCGGTCGCAGCATCGGCATCCGCGCTGATCAGTTTCGTGTTGGCGGCGTCAGCAGGCCCTGCCCTAGCCGAGCCAGGTGACACGCCACCGGAGGCATCGAGTGCCGCGGCACTCTCAGCGATCCCCGCGGACACCCCTGCGGGGTCTCACTCGGCTCACATCCTTGACCTGATCAACGGCGACGATCCCATCTCGCCCGGAGCGGTGCGCGAGTGGACCGACCCCAGTGTGGCTGCTGCGCTCGGGCCTGACGGCCTCGCCGCGCCCCTTGAACAGTTGCGCACGACCGGCCCCTACGAATTCGTCGATTACTCGGGAACGAACGCCGCCGCGACGGTCACCCTGAAGACACGCACTGGCCTGCCAGTTGAACTGCGCATCTACGTGAGCGCGGACAACACCGTAAATGGCCTGCTCGTTCGTCCCCACACACCAGATATAAGCGCGTTCGACGATCTCAGCTCCGCTCTCGACATCATCGGCACCGACTACTCGATATTCGCTGCCCGAGTCGATGCGGGTGAGTGCGTGGCTGTCCATGACACGAACGGTGATCGGGCGATGCCCATGGCATCCTTGTCGAAGCTGTACGTTCTGGGCGCGGTAGCCGACGCGATCGAGAACGGCGATCTTCGCTGGAACGAGCGCTTGACAGTCACGGATGCGCTCAAGAGTCTCCCCACTGGAGAGATGCAAGATCTCGCAGACGGGAGCACCGTAACCGTCCGTGAAGCTGCGGAGAAGATGATTTCCGTCAGTGACAACACCGCAACGGACCTCCTCATCGATCGCCTGGGACGTGATGCGATCGAGGCGCAAGTTGCCGCTATGGGACACCACGACCCCGACCTTCTGACGCCCTTCCCCACCACGCGCGAGACCTTCCTCCTCGGGTTTGGGAACTCTGGAAACCCGGAATTGCGTGAGACGTGGCGGGAAGCCAGCCAAGCGGATCGCATCGCGATACTCGACGCGCTCGACGGCGAGCCCCTTGATGTTGACGAAAACGCGATAATCTACCGGCCCGCCTACCCGGACGGCGTGGGGTGGTTCGCCAGCCAGCACGATATCTGCGCCGCGTACGCCCATCTGATGGATAAAGCCACCACCGTCACCGATATCCTCGCGATCAACCCGGGACTGACGCTGAGCAGCCATGACTGGTCCTACACCGGCTTCAAGGGTGGTTCGATGCCCGGCGTCCTGGCGACCACGTGGCTGCTTACCGACAATTCGGGGCAGGATTGGTATTTCGGAATTCAGCAGTCCGCTGCGGGCGCGATCGGCCTTGCGGAAAACCTTTACACATTCGAGCTCGCGGGCAAGATCATGGGACGCAATGACGCGGCAGTTTTGCAGATCAACTAG
- a CDS encoding antibiotic biosynthesis monooxygenase family protein encodes MAVVKINAIEVPEGAGAELEKRFAARAGTVENSPGFLGFQLLRPVKGESRYFVVTQWESEDAFRAWAEGPARAAHAGEGERKPVASGASLLEFDVVLDVSPAGNSG; translated from the coding sequence ATGGCAGTCGTAAAGATCAATGCAATCGAGGTGCCGGAGGGCGCCGGTGCCGAACTCGAAAAGCGTTTCGCCGCGCGCGCGGGCACAGTCGAGAACTCCCCTGGTTTCCTAGGTTTCCAGTTGCTTCGGCCTGTCAAGGGCGAGTCACGCTACTTCGTCGTGACGCAGTGGGAGTCAGAGGATGCCTTCCGCGCGTGGGCGGAGGGTCCAGCACGAGCAGCTCACGCCGGAGAGGGCGAGCGCAAACCCGTCGCGAGCGGCGCCTCGCTCCTCGAGTTCGACGTGGTCCTTGACGTGAGCCCCGCGGGCAACTCTGGATAA